A region of Esox lucius isolate fEsoLuc1 chromosome 3, fEsoLuc1.pri, whole genome shotgun sequence DNA encodes the following proteins:
- the zgc:85843 gene encoding transmembrane 6 superfamily member 2 — protein sequence MQLPVEICVFLLSLVAPLILYTMNTVVKEPVMVLTVGAAVLYIVPYIIAFLVLNLLALQHWEDIDHLVYVFAVFSFTCLVGLTNALEQDGFISGYMGFYLKKGEPHLTAAYAIMMNYWEGIIHFLLFLLMIHRMFKGKSYRSMALIWAGSSIAHQIVFITGVVIGKYGSNVGPAFWRNLPFLLLSIWGAALLFRSPRELPTIHEDEVALEQKRSLLGRPVDLILSLLLLATMAFSVFRGIVVLDCPLDTCFTYIYQYEPYLKDPVAFPRITMLLYLFYALPLLAAFVYALWTPGCTWMLDWTMFIAGAIAQTQWCHIGGSLHSRTPFTYRIPTDQWLPVIILNGLYVATPILLAIRCRVSPAFLMPTGQTNQEDKGKTNQEKKNN from the exons ATGCAGCtgccagtggaaatctgtgttTTCCTGCTGTCTCTGGTGGCTCCTTTGATTCTCTACACTATGAACACTGTTGTAAAAGA GCCTGTAATGGTGTTAACAGTAGGAGctgctgtactgtacattgttcCGTACATCATAGCTTTCCTTGTTCTCAATCTTCTCGCACTGCAGCACTGGGAAGACATTGACCACTTAGTTTATG TGTTCGCTGTGTTTTCTTTCACCTGTCTGGTGGGGCTGACCAACGCTCTAGAACAGGATGGCTTCATCTCTGGCTACATGGGCTTCTACCTGAAGAAG GGGGAGCCACATTTGACTGCAGCCTATGCTATAATGATGAATTACTGGGAGGGTATCATTCactttcttctcttcctcctcatgaTTCATCGCATGTTCAAGGG GAAGTCCTATCGCAGCATGGCGCTGATTTGGGCTGGGTCATCCATCGCCCACCAGATTGTCTTCATTACAGGAGTGGTCATTG GTAAATATGGTTCAAACGTTGGTCCTGCCTTCTGGAGGAACCTCCCATTCCTGCTGCTGTCCATCTGGGGAGCTGCCCTGCTGTTCAGGAGCCCCAGAGAGCTGCCAACCATTCATGAAGACGAG GTTGCACTGGAGCAAAAGAGGAGTCTCCTCGGTCGTCCCGTTGACCTGATCCTTTCTTTACTATTGTTGGCAACCATGGCCTTCTCTGTGTTCAGGGGCATT GTGGTTCTAGACTGTCCTCTGGACACCTGCTTCACTTACATCTACCAGTATGAACCTTACCTCAAAGACCCAGTGGCTTTCCCTAGAATCACG ATGCTGCTGTATCTGTTCTATGCTTTGCCTCTGCTGGCTGCGTTCGTATATGCCTTGTGGACGCCTGGCTGTACCTGGATGCTGGACTGGACCATGTTCATTGCAGGAGCCATAGCCCAG ACGCAGTGGTGCCACATTGGAGGCTCGTTACACTCACGTACCCCCTTCACGTACCGGATTCCCACAGACCAGTGGTTGCCCGTCATCATTCTCAACGGGCTGTATGTAGCCACGCCTATCCTCTTAGCCATCAGATGCCGCGTCAGCCCTGCTTTCCTAATGCCAACCGGACAAACCAACCAGGAGGACAAGGGAAAAACCAACCAGGAGAAGAAAAATAACTAA